The Branchiostoma floridae strain S238N-H82 chromosome 12, Bfl_VNyyK, whole genome shotgun sequence genome segment ATTTGAATCTGCCAAACATTAGCCTTAATCAAATACGTAACTGCGATGCATCCAATTGCAGCTGCCTTCGCAGGTGCTCTGAGCAACCTGACCAGCTGCCGTACTTCGATCATCGCAGGTGGCGTCATTTCCGCTGTCGGACTCCTAAGCTTCGTAAATAGTGGCTCTGAATGGGCGTAGAAGTGGGATCCAGTTGTGATGCGGGCAAATCTTTTTTGAAGAAGTCTTAGGGGCTGCAATGTAGTGTTGTAAGTTGATCCCCAGACAATATTACCGTAGGTTAAATATGGACATATCAAGCTATTATATATGGTGGTAATGGTTTTTTTGTGAGAGAAGATGTTTAATTTTCCCAACAATACCGATggtttttgatattttttttacttatcatATCTATATGTGATTTCCAGGTCAGACGATCATCTATGATAATGCCTAGGAACTTTGCTTGAGACACTTGAGACAGGGGTAGATTTTTTAGAAATAGTTTCGCATTTATAtcataagttttatttctattgcTGAAAATAAGGTAGTAAGTCTTTTTAGCATTAACTGATAGTTTGTTTGCCTCAAACCAGGTGATGACTTTTTTTAATTCTTGATTAGCTAGTTCCACTAGGGTTTCAAACTTGGAGTGTGAAAGAAAAAGGTTGGAGTCATCAGCAAACAAGAGAAAGAAAATAGTCGATGAAGCTTCAGCGAAGTCATTGATATATATAAGGAATAACAGAGGTCCAAGGATCGAACCTTGAGGTACGCCACACTGTATTGCTTTCATTGTTGATCGAGTATCATGTATACTTACATATTGTTGTCTGTCGGAAAGATATGAGGAAAACCATTTTATTGCGGAGTCATTAATGCCGTATTTTGTAAGTTTCTTCAGTAGGATGGAATGATTTACGGTATCAAAAGCCTTGGACAGGTCGAGGAAAATTCCTAAAGGGAACTCCTTATTATCTATCGCTGTCGAAATCTTGTCAATTAAGTGAATAAGTGCCATTGAGGCGGAGTAGCCCTTACGGAATCCATACTGATGCTTGTACAAGATATTAttttcatttagatgttttagAAGGCGGTTATAAACTAGTTTTTCGAGCACCTTAGATATACATGGTAGAACTGAAATTGGGCGGTAATTACTAACTGAGGTTGGATCGTTGCTTTTATATATGGGAATGACTTTAGCAATTTTCGTTGACTTAGGGACCACGCCGTTCTGGATAGATAAAGTTAATGTATGTACAAGAGGACCAATAACATAAGGTAGGGAAATTTTTAGCATCTTCGCACTGATTTCGTCGTGTCCGGCAGCGGAATCTTTCAGATTTCGTACTATATCTAGAACTTCAGCTGTAGAAGGTGGTTCAAATGACGTTAGTTTACTTTTCAAATGAGTATTGATGTAATCGAGAGGATCCTTTGCCGCGTTTGGTATTTTGCTTTCCAAGGTAGGAACTACATTAAccgttgaaaaaaaatcattaaattcTTCACACATCTTATTTTTATCTGTGATAGCTTGTGCTTCAGTTTGTAACTTGTGAGGGGCAGCTTTAGATTTATCACAGCGACTTAATAAATTGTTAACTAAATTCCAAGTTTGCTTTACATTTTTCGACGCTTCCGTAAATTTTCCGTGGTAATAATTCTTTTAGCAATTCTTGATAAATGAGttagtttatttttgtattctttGTATGTACTTTCGCTCAGGGGGGTTTGGTTTTTGACGTATTTCATATAGAGTTTGCTTTTCTTCTTAATTGATTTGAGCAGGCCACGGGTCAACCAAGGTTTTCTGTGGGAACGTTGGccgatttttgctgttttcattGGAAATGATTCGTCAAAGAGTAAAGTGAAAGTATGAAGAAATTTATCGTAAGCCAATTCTGTGTCTGTTTCTACCAAGACTGGATCCCAAGATGTGTTAATATAACTAACGTTATGTGTTACGGTACAAGAGTTGGTAGTACTGTTACGTTAGTCACAACAGACAACAACGTGCTGAGAATGAGTCTTACAAATAAGCTTTATTGGGCGTCTGGTTCGTGAAGTGTAACAAATGAAATCAGTAAGTCAACGTTTTTCCCAGGAAAGGATATCTGCATTGTTGAGCTCCGATCAATTACTTGAgctgaaattcttttttttaataccgTCTTCTCCGAAACACcctgaaatgtaaacaataGTGTTACTATTGTGAGTAACCAGTTTTACCTAACTTCACTATACTTTTCTATAAGGATACATGATTTGATGTTGTTATCAAGAACAAAACGCTCATATACTCGTATACTAAGTTACTAAAAGTAAGAACTCGAGTCGTGACAGGTTAAGGTTACACAAGGGTCATCGCGTGACAACAAGGGCAAAAGTGCAGAAAACTGTGGGGTAGAAGAGTAAAGCCATGTGACACACGTGACGTGTGACATGTTGTGTTCAGCTGAAGATGAATCAGTCTTGCGGCAGAGCACAGGCAATGGCAGCTTAGGAACATGGGGAGACCTCCTTATAATGGTGAGTGCATTACGTTCGCTTACAAAATCAGAATATATTTCAACTGATTGTAACGCAACCAAATGTATCAGGACCAGCGAGGACTGATCGATTTTGTGTGcataaagatgtggtcttttATAGAAAATAGCAATCTCTTCTGGAGGAAAATAGTTTAAGAGTCACTTTATGGAATACGGCGcatttacatttcattattccagttatttgcacaatgagcaTATACGTTTCCCACGTCAGCGGTTGAACTTTTacctcaagtcaagtcaaagtgtAGAGTCAAATTAACCAGTTAGATAGCATCTACAGGCAGTCCAAGGGTGTGGCACGGGCAGGTCAGCATTGTGAGCTTGAAGATCTCTAACGTTGTCAACaactttgtctcacaggtgggaatatatttactgtgtagATTATAGGTGAAGAAATGAAGGTTGTCTTCTGTCGATGTGaacagggtttgaaaagcttcataCATAGCATGCAAGTTACTACAGATATGCGTAGCTGTTAGAAAACATGTACCAATGTCTCCTGATTAATATCTATCATGAAAACGACAAAACCTTACCCTCGGGGAGTTCTTCTGCTTTTCATAATGGCGATACGTTCGATCCAAGTTAAGCTATCTTGTTTTCAGTTTAGCGTATTGGGGGagaatacaaaatgttatgtgtcAAGGTGGTGTACAAATTGGTGGAGGAAGACGTTGTAGTCCAACTTTGTcgcagtatggctgaaaatacGTAGTTTCGGTTGTTACTAgatgtgtttacacaatctctcgctggctgggttTAACTTAATGAGGGACGGTAACTATCGGGCTAGGAgagcgattttagtcaggccaTGGTTACTTACGACGTAGTTGAGTCAGACCGTACTTCAGACAAGCACCTTTGCCAAAAGCATTGTGTTTTGAAGCTCGTTGTATGAACTATGCGGGAGTTCGCCAAATTACGTCGCGCCTTGTCAAAAACGTATTAAAGGGTCAGACATGCATTGCTCGTTTGCGAAATTTCCGATCACATTTTGCTGCGTACTGATACAATGTTTTCTCTTTCATATAGAAAGAGCTGAGCACTGTGTACTATCATATCGACGAAATGCCCAAAGTGCGATCCGTTAACAGCCCCCCGGACGGCGGGTGGGGTTGGATGGTGGTCGCCAGCACATTCTTCGTCAACATGCTGACGATTGGGAACATGAAGTCTTTCGGAGTGTTCTACGCAGAGTTCCGGGAGGTTTTCCAGGAGAGTGCGGGGATAACGTCATTCATCAGCTCTATCCTAGGGGCTTCCGTCTTGATGTTTTGTGAGTATGATGTACAACATACACTAGAGGCATAGTGAAGCTTACAGCAACCCTCAAGCTCTAAAGATCTAAACAGGGTCGTTTAGGACCCCAGGCGTGTATTTTGACGTGCCATGTTTTCTAacaatccttccgtgacttagTAAATATCTGAATAACtttatttttcatctttttgcATGGGATATGATAACGAGCAGCAATTATTTACACTCAAGCAtgtcaaaatactagtattcctcTTGCATTTAGGAAGCAATATGTGTGCAATGATCACTAAAgcaagtataaaaaaaatattactgaACCCGTTAACGTTCGGTCGCAAAAACTGCCATTCTACCATTGAATGTTTTGAAGTTGATTTGACTCTGCCAATCATTAGCCTTAATCAAATACGTAACTAAAATGCATCCAATCACAGCTCCCTTCGCTGGTGCCTTGAGCAACCTGACCAGCTGCCGTACTGCGATCATGGCAGGGGGCGTCATTTCCGCCGCCGGACTTGTCGTCAGCTACTTCGCACAGACGATGGTACAACTGTTCTTCAGCGTGGGGATCCTTACAGGTCAGTGTTTGTCTGTGTCGatttattatttttacaacattccAGAGACAAAAGCATAGATGTAGTCTTGATTTCAGCAATGACTCAACTGCCAGATTCAATCACTTTGGACGCGTGAATTTCCGCATATGTGACGTCACCAATTGATCAAATGTTGTCGGGAGTCGATACCGACCCCCGTCCCAACTGAGAGCAGGATAGTGCGCCCTGATGTATCGACTTCCGACAacttttgacccattgctgacgtcacacatgcGGAAAGTCACATGTCCACAGAGATTGAGTCAGCCAACCACTGAAGACTGAGCGAGTTGGTTGAAAATTCATGTAAGTCCAATTTGTAAGTTTAAGAGCAGTTTATTCCTTCATAATGGGCTTTACCGACTCACATGAACTTGCATGCTAATCAGCTGAATATTGCTTATCCATCTCTGACATTTTCCCTACGAATCAAATCATCGGGTTTGCTTGTCGTTATATCCTCTTTAGGATTTGGCTTTTCCCTGATGTTCTCACCAAGCCTGGCTATGGTTGGACGCTACTTTGACAAGCGGCACGCCACAGCCAATGGGATCGGAGTATGCGGAACGGGCATCGGCATTTTCGCGTTTCCTCCACTCTACCAGTTCCTCATAGATGAGTTCGGGTGGAGGGGTGCTTTACTGATTGTCGCTGGCACAGCTTTGAACGGCTGCGTCTGCGGTGCCTTGATGAGACCCTTACATTTTAAAGATGATcgcaaagaagaaaatgtcaacattgaagCCCAGGGTATTACTGACACAGAACCAAAGAAAAGACCCCATCATTTCTGTGAGAAAATCATGGAATCATTTGACGTGACCTTACTGAAACATCGCCCCTTCCTCGTGTACTGCGTGTCGTTATTCGCAATCTCGCTGGGCAACTCCATGATTTTTGTGCACCTTGTAGCGCATGCTCAAAACGTCGGGATAGAGAAAACAGCAGCCGCCTTTATCTTGTCAGTTTTGGGCATCTCCGAGGCAGTGTCAAGACCTTTACACGGGTTGCTGTCGGACAAAATAAACATCAGTAAGGTCTACTACTACATGGTTAACAACACGGGAATGGCCGTACTCAACATCGCCATACCGTTCGGTAAAACGTACACAGAGCTCGTGGCGTGCATGGTGCTGTACGGACTGTTCTCGGGAAGTTTCAACACACTCATAGCCGTGATGGTGCGGGAATACAGCAGCGTTTCCCGGATCTCCAGTGGGCTGGGCTGGGCGCTCGTCTTCGAAGGGGCTGCCTACCTGCTTGGTCCACCTATTGCAGGTAAGGAGCAGCACTTGGGAGCAGTCACTGTTGTCTGTTCTCATTTCTTAAGACCAGGTTGATTTGAGTGTAtgccatcctctgggaacccccaaactgatgaacctccaaactggatatgattttggaaatggtcacgaAACCATCCggtgtttttcgtcagtgacactttgCTCATCGGCGAATGAAGAAAACCTTGTAATATTTCCTGTATTACACTGTTTAACAAAGCATACTTCGGCTTCAGCCTCCGATAGCCATGCACTGCTTTAATATTGGACCAAATCAAgtgaacaatatatatatatatatgttatagaTATGCACAGAACAATTAATATCTCTGAACAAAATCCAATCTATAAGCATTCCTTAAAACATGCGTAAAGGTTGCGTGTTATCTACCAATGTATGCTTTACGCGTCCTTAACGTTATAGATCATTGTTGTCGTTCACTCAGGATGGCTATATGACGCAACAGGCAACTACGGCATGTCCTTCTACGCGGCTGGCATTTTCATCCTTCTGTCTGTGCTTGTGCTTTTCATCATTCCGTGTTCAACAACAGGGAAATCATTATCGCTTGTTTCTGGCGGGCGCAGTGAGCCCAAACAGAACGGAGTTGAGGCGGTGGCCTTCAGAAATCTGGGGCGGGACGGTAGAGAAACTGTCAGGATTGACTCAGGACAAAGTAACCCTGGTTTTGTAGTGAATGCACTAACTTAGTGTGTGGCCCAAGAGTTataaaacggagatgggcaccaccttACTTGTGTGAGACGGATCTGTGTAACCGTCAAAATGACAGTATAAACAAATACATTGGGGTTTTCATATCGCTCTATCTACCTACGCATGACTCCTGTAAGTAAATTGCAATTCAGCTCACCAGCTGCAAcgtttttacaaaataaaatcattcattcatcattcattcatatcaCCAGTGGGAAAGTATACAGGTAactatataatgtatatataaaagACAAGTATGTACTAGCGGTAGAAGACAAAACCATAGTTTAAGACAGTGCATATACCTTTAGTCACTTCTATTGTAATATGGCCGTGCGCTCATTGACAAAGAGGAAACAACATGTTATTATTAGTCTTTGAATATTTATGATGAGATCATATAGCTAGAAGGTGAAAGGTGTTTAAGAGAAATCTGATGTAATGTAAATCCTAAGTTAACCCACAGTGAATGTACTCAGTTTCATTTTCGTAAATGATTGCGTCAAAAACCtaacatgtatttgtttgtatgtcaccgctgtttgtttgttatttgtttgcttgatgAAATAAACACATGTCAATACTAAATTTAGTACTTTAAAGTCTAATACACGTTTGTGTTACGTACCTGTTTAGACCGTGCAATCCGGTACAAGAGTCGGTAGTACAGTTGGCACACGTTGGTAGCAACAAAAGATAAAAGACAACAGCGCGATGAAAGTGAGTCTTACAAATAAGCTTTATTGGGCGTCTAGTTCATTAAGTGTAACAAATGAAATAAGTAAGTCGACGTTATTCCCAAGAAAGGATATATGCATTGTTTAGCTCCGATCAATTACTTGAGCtgaaaaaatccttttttttttcaataccgTCTTCCCGGAAACTCCCTGAACATAGTAGTGTTActataattacctccatgaaaaatggaggtatagttttgagtgtgtctgtttgtgtttccagatatttgtatatttgtggacatcataacttgagaacctctggatggactacgatgatatttggtatgtggttaggggttgggaagacgaaggtcaaggtgaattttgggccccctggtgtgtgaccttggtactgcagcagaatttcaatttttttgtgtcttttgacctggacatgctatggtcttgattttttggtggcagatagcttgtgatgtaaggaagaagtggtgtatgtttgggccccctagcggcttgctgtggaactgcaggagcatttttgtcaaaatcttccaagaagcataacggaacataggaatgatggatttccatgatatttggtatgcaggtacctgtggcagagatgtacatagtgaaatcaaaattatgcaaatttggacttaatttgcatacttaatgaggagaatctatatttacagtgttttccaatataggaCTCAACTACATGTTAcctatgtagtttgtggcaggcggaagttaagcagatactaatcatgtaaataagtccctaatttgcataatcaatttgaaagtgtcctaattcttcttagtacgtgtagtaaatgattgggctgtcaacactgtgacctgtgtacgttagtgaaaggtgtacagaagaaagcataaattatgcaaatgtgaaagtcatttgcataatcagaatatttcatggaggtatgaggtctacgaactcttgttgtaacTAGTTTTACCTAACTTCACAGCACAATGTTATAAGAATTACAtttgatacacacacacacacacacacacctacatatatatatatatatatttatatatatttatatatatttatatatatttatatatatttatatatatttatatacttATTAAAAGTAAGAACTCGAGTCATGACAGGTTAAGGTTACCCAAGGGTCACGGACGCTTCGCGTGACAACAAGGGCAAAAGTGCAGAAAACTGTGAGACAGAACAGTAAAGCGACGTGACACACGTGACGTTTGACACGTTGTGTTCAGCTGATGATGAATTGATCTTGCGCACAGCACAGAGCAAAGCAGCTTTAAACACGAGGAGGCGTCCTTACTAATGGTGAGGTTAGTACATTACGTTCGCTTACAAAATTATCATATCAGAATATTTTCAACTGATTGTAGCGCAAGCCAAAGTATCAGGACCAGCAAGGCCTTTGGGCATCAATAGTCAAGGCTGTGTATCAGTGGTGTTCAAGCGCCGGCGAACTGAACATGCCAAATGGTTCGNNNNNNNNNNNNNNNNNNNNNNNNNNNNNNNNNNNNNNNNNNNNNNNNNNNNNNNNNNNNNNNNNNNNNNNNNNNNNNNNNNNNNNNNNNNNNNNNNNNNNNNNNNNNNNNNNNNNNNNNNNNNNNNNNNNNNNNNNNNNNNNNNNNNNNNNNNNNNNNNNNNNNNNNNNNNNNNNNNNNNNNNNNNNNNNNNNNNNNNNNNNNNNNNNNNNNNNNNNNNNNNNNNNNNNNNNNNNNNNNNNNNNNNNNNNNNNNNNNNNNNNNNNNNNNNNNNNNNNNNNNNNNNNNNNNNNNNNNNNNNNNNNNNNNNNNNNNNNNNNNNNNNNNNNNNNNNNNNNNNNNNNNNNNNNNNNNNNNNNNNNNNNNNNNNNNNNNNNNNNNNNNNNNNNNNNNNNNNNNNNNNNNNNNNNNNNNNNNNNNNNNNNNNNNNNNNNNNNNNNNNNNNNNNNNNNNNNNNNNNNNNNNNNNNNNNNNNNNNNNNNNNNNNNNNNNNNNNNNNNNNNNNNNNNNNNNNNNNNNNNNNNNNNNNNNNNNNNNNNNNNNNNNNNNNNNNNNNNNNNNNNNNNNNNNNNNNNNNNNNNNNNNNNNNNNNNNNNNNNNNNNNNNNNNNNNNNNNNNNNNNNNNNNNNNNNNNNNNNNNNNNNNNNNNNNNNNNNNNNNNNNNNNNNNNNNNNNNNNNNNNNNNNNNNNNNNNNNNNNNNNNNNNNNNNNNNNNNNNNNNNNNNNNNNNNNNNNNNNNNNNNNNNNNNNNNNNNNNNNNNNNNNNNNNNNNNNNNNNNNNNNNNNNNNNNNNNNNNNNNNNNNNNNNNNNNNNNNNNNNNNNNNNNNNNNNNNNNNNNNNNNNNNNNNNNNNNNNNNNNNNNNNNNNNNNNNNNNNNNNNNNNNNNNNNNNNNNNNNNNNNNNNNNNNNNNNNNNNNNNNNNNNNNNNNNNNNNNNNNNNNNNNNNNNNNNNNNNNNNNNNNNNNNNNNNNNNNNNNNNNNNNNNNNNNNNNNNNNNNNNNNNNNNNNNNNNNNNNNNNNNNNNNNNNNNNNNNNNNNNNNNNNNNNNNNNNNNNNNNNNNNNNNNNNNNNNNNNNNNNNNNNNNNNNNNNNNNNNNNNNNNNNNgagctaaattcttgatttgtaaagggagCTTAGCGGAGTTGGGTTTGTGAACTGGTGGCCTGGGTTCAGCGTACGTTCGAATTCAGGGAGCCAGTAGACTGTTTATACTCGCCTCTTATGTTTCAGCTGAACTCAGCGAAACCGGATAGGGCAATGTTGATCAGTACTCAGGTCATACTGAAGGCTCATGCTTCTTGTTTGTACAATTGTCTAAAAAACAGGTTTCTAAAGTCGCGGGTAGTATCAGTACTAGTACAATACGCCAGGTGCACTCAGTCGTATAGGCTTGCCACCTGCATTAATTCTCCTGTACAGAGGGTGACCTCTGACCGACAACCTGGACCGGTTTGCGTGATGGCTCAGGCTCAGGGGGTCCAGTAGACATGTTTTTCGGGATGCACACGCACGGATGAGAGGTCGCCAAAAGTTCATCGTCTTTACGGACTGTTCAGGTGGGGGCAAAGACGACTGTTGGAGAGGGTGAACGTGAGCATATTTTCTGGTCTTTGTCTGCTGTACAGTTGCAGAATTACTGAGTAATCATTTACCGTGCCGTAGTCACTACTAGGTACACCTACGTGTTGTTTGgcgggttcgcttaaaaggctgggctgtctaccaggccaggctacctggcctgtctacctggcctggctatcacgtcaggctactcagatccccccattaatagccccatcatatggcactcagccaaaatagctgattgacaggcatagtaattgctgatctccaaccctgctagtgccagtgacccaaggttgccctgtccaccactggccgggcccttcgggaatgtgtctgggagtgGGAGGCCTTacttgcagcatgtcaggaacacaagtaccagcactgtgtttgtgtatgtttgtgggtgtgtaagtgtgtaagtgtgtgtgtgtgtagtgtgtgtgtgtgtaagaatgggcttgccaacaacagaaatttgtttctttattgaatatctatcttctagaacagaaactatctcagcttgtgcaacaagaagggagagcataaatcacttgctcactgtaaagctaaacttgtactgaccaaggggggtataattacatgtacctccttgtagtcacatagcatttttgaggctgtggattgttatccactgtacaatttttgtgtccaggacagagcccaatcctctccttccactgccaataatctctccaacccccttgtacaagttggagtggggaaagtactgttaacagcacagattttgtgacatgtcaaaggatttgaacccaggacctctggtttctaggtctaacaccctaaagcatttaccgaacacagtactggtacagtacttgaatgtgttcctggcagctgcaaggaaggcctcccagacacattcccgaagggtccagccagtggacaggccaaccCCAGGGCACTAACAGGGTTGacgattagcaattactatgcctgtcaatcagctatttgggctgagtgccacatgatggggctatgaatggggggatctgagtagcctgacgtgatagccaggccaggtagacaggccaggtagcctggcctggtagacagcccagccttttaagcgaacccgtTGTTTGGCACACTTTTTATATTGTGTCTACGTGCGTGCCACGGCGTTCCAGTGTAGATTTAGTCTTGCCAAAGACATTTTTCACGCGTGTGTCAAAGTTCACCAAATGTTGTCCGTCGTCTGATCTGTATAATTTGTCTGTTCGCCCCGGTTGCACCCTTGGGATTACCATTTAATCTGATATATCAATAAGACCCTTTAGTCCCACCGAAAAGAGTTACAGTAACACTTGGGGTGTATGGCAACGTATACAGTGCATTATGTGCATTGAAAATGCACGTGTGTGTCGTGCACACAAAGAGAGTACGCTTCATCGTCACCATCTAGTGTTGGAACTTGAGAATGCATAACGAGCATGCCAATCTATAGTGTTTGCAGAAGAACGCTGTGCTTTCGTTGCATCAATGGCCCAACAGTGTTTATCACACAGTTTATAAAGTTATGCAAAAGTTAGGCAGGTACAGAAGTATTTAAGCAAGTACAGAAGCTACAAAAGTCAAGCCGTCTTAcggaatacaaaaaaaaaaaagaaaatgtactgCTCAAATTCCAGTTGGTGCATGAACTGTCAAATTTAACGGCAATGTGTAACGTGCATCCAAGACCAGTTTAAGCTCGGGCCGTGGTTTGGAACAAAGTGTCTATGTTGATATTGCTCCACCCTTAATCTGTACTCACCTGATTGTTTTTCAACATAGGAAGAAAGTATGGCAAAGGTGCAATTCTCTGAAAAGCCGCCAGATGGAGGATGGGGTTGGATGGTCGTGGTCGGCACCTTCTTCATCCATGTTGTGGTGGTCGGTTCGGCCAAGTCTTTCGGAGTGTTCTACGCAGAGTTCCGGGAGATTTTCCAAGAGAGTGCCGGGATAACGTCATTCATCGGCTCTATCCTGGGGGCTGTTCTGTTGATGTGCTGTGAGTATACAACTCTATCGTAACTAGggccttgttgatttgatttgatttgatttgatcatatggatgacttCTTCTGGGAACCCCCAAAAATTCATTCCTGTGAATTTTCGAATAAGATTGGCCGAGAAAAGTTGACTTTATTACGAAATCTTACTtgttaggaaggttgaacaaatgactgaacacacagaatatgctATAACgtattatgtatttttgataTTTACTCTGGGCAAGAGATAGTGTTACCATTGATAACTCCATGATTCTGTCTTGTTAATGTTCCTATAAATTGATGTTGATTACTGCCATCATTATAAAAGATGACGATGACCAAAGATGACATCAATGGTGATGTTCACATCTGTCTGTAGTATTGTCACCTTAAGAGGTAAGTAAACTAAACTTTATAAGAAGTTGACAATAAAAATGCTCCTAGTGATGCTTCAAGCTGCAATTAATCATCAACAATCAACGATGATGCATCACCTTCCAGCTCCCATCGCTGGTGCCCTGAGCAACCTGACCAGCTGCCGTACTGTGATCATCGCAGGGGGCGTCATTTCCGCTGTCGGGCTCGGCGCCAGCTTCTTCGCACAGACGATGATACACCTGTTCTTCAGTGTAGGAATTCTGACAGGTCGGTTTTTGTCTCCTTCTTTCTACTTCAGACTTTTTACAAGCTTAGCCCTGGCTTAAAAAATGACATTATGCGTAGCAAATGGCGGCAATATTCATATATGTGGATATTCTGTCTGATGCCGGAGGGAGAGACTGACAATGTTTTTATTCAGCACGTTTCGTAGAATAACAGCGTCCACCATAGCTTATCAAATGCCATACCTGACTCAGTAATGATTTGTTTAATCGTTGTTATTTCTTCAGGGTTCGGTCTATGCCTGGTGTACTCTCCAAGCCTGGCTATGATTGGACGCTACTTCGACAAGCGGCACGCTACAGCCAATGGGATCGCAGTTTGTGGATCTGGAGTCGGCATCTTCGCTCTCCCTCCGCTCTTCCAGTtcctcattgatgagtttgg includes the following:
- the LOC118427686 gene encoding monocarboxylate transporter 13-like produces the protein MPKVRSVNSPPDGGWGWMVVASTFFVNMLTIGNMKSFGVFYAEFREVFQESAGITSFISSILGASVLMFSPFAGALSNLTSCRTAIMAGGVISAAGLVVSYFAQTMVQLFFSVGILTGFGFSLMFSPSLAMVGRYFDKRHATANGIGVCGTGIGIFAFPPLYQFLIDEFGWRGALLIVAGTALNGCVCGALMRPLHFKDDRKEENVNIEAQGITDTEPKKRPHHFCEKIMESFDVTLLKHRPFLVYCVSLFAISLGNSMIFVHLVAHAQNVGIEKTAAAFILSVLGISEAVSRPLHGLLSDKINISKVYYYMVNNTGMAVLNIAIPFGKTYTELVACMVLYGLFSGSFNTLIAVMVREYSSVSRISSGLGWALVFEGAAYLLGPPIAGWLYDATGNYGMSFYAAGIFILLSVLVLFIIPCSTTGKSLSLVSGGRSEPKQNGVEAVAFRNLGRDGRETVRIDSGQSNPGFVVNALT